The region NNNNNCACACACTTAATTAATTAAGTGTGTGNNNNNGGCGTCGGCGCCTTCGGCGACGGCGGTGCCGGCGGCGTCAGCAGCCTGGGCGGCGGCATCGCCAGCCTGGCTGGCGGCGGCCGAGGCTTCGGCGGCTTCGTTCTTGGCTTCTTCGGACTTCGGGGCGCAAGCCGACAGGGCCAGGACGGAAGCGGCGAGGAGGACGTACAGGTGGGTCTTCATGAGTGTCTATCCTGAGGAGTTGTCTGAGAGAAAAAACGTGGAACGGTGATGTCAGGCAACGCCAGTGCGCGCAGCGGTCCGGCAAGCCGGCTCAGATCGTTCACTGACCTTACGGAAAAAGCCGCCGGAAACCGGCGGCTTTCCCGTTCGGCACGATGACTCGTGCCGGAACTAAGCAGTATCGCTTGCGCGATATTACTTCTTGGCTTCTTCCTTGGCAGCTTCTGCCGGAGCAGCAGCGTCCTTGGCAGCGTCGGCAGCCTGGCCAGCGGCGTCGGCAGCGTTCTTGGCAGCGTCGGCAGCGGCGTCGGCAGCAGCCGGGGTCGCAGCGTTGGCAGCGGCGTCGGCCGAGGTAGCAGCAGCGTCGGCAGCCGAAGCGGCGGCGTCAGCGCTGGCAGCAGCGGCGTCGGCGGTGGCAGCGTCGCCAGCAGCGGCGGCGGTGTCAGCAGCGGCCTGAGCTTCGGTCGAAGCGGCAGCGGCGTCGGCGGAAGCTTCTTCGGCCTGCTTCTGGTTCGAGCAAGCGGCCAGGGCCAGGCCCAGAGCCAGGGCGATCAGCGCCTTGTTGAAATTCATGATTCGGATTCCTCGTCGATTAGTTAGGCAACGCGCAGTTGCGCGCCGATAACATGATGACAAGCCGGTGACGTGTGTCAAGCGGGCTTGCCGGTTTTTTTTGTGCAACGCGTTTTTAACTATTTAGAGCAACTCTATCGCAATTGCGGTCGCTTCGCCGCCGCCGATGCACAGCGAAGCGACGCCGCGCTTGCCGCCGCGCAGGCGCAAGGCATTGATCAGCGTGACCACCAGGCGGGCGCCGCTGGCGCCGATCGGGTGTCCCAGGGCGACCGCGCCGCCATGGACGTTGATCTTGTCGTGGGGGATGCCGAGGTCCTTCATCGGCGCCATCGCGACGCAGGAAAAGGCCTCGTTGACCTCGAACAGGTCGACGTCGGCGACCGTCCAGCCGGCCTTTTCGAGCACGTTTGAAATCGCTTTCACCGGCGCGGTGGTGAACCACTCCGGCGCCTGGGCGTGGCCGGCGTGGGCGACGATCCGGGCCAGCGGCTTGAGGCCGCGCGCGGCGGCGTCGTCGGCCGACATCAGCAGCGCGGCGGCGGCGCCGTCGGAGATCTTCGAGGACGACGCGGCGGTCAGCACGCCGTCCTTGCCGAACGCCGGGCGCAGGCCGGGAATCTTGCTGACGTCGATCTTGGCCGGCTCTTCGTCGCTGTCGACGACGACATCGCCCTTGCGGCCCTTGACGGTCACCGGAACGATCTCGTCCTTGAAGTGGCCGGCGCTCTGCGCAGCCTGCGCGCGCTTCACGCTTTCCTCGGAATACGCGTCGATCGCAGCGCGATCCAGGCCGTATTTCTCGCAAGCCGCGTCGCCGAACACGCCCATGGCCTTGCCGTCGTACGGGTTGGTCAGACCGTCCCAGGCCATGTGGTCGAGCATCTCGGTGCTGCCGTAGCGGATGCCGGTGCGCGAGTTGTTGAGCAGGTGCGGGGCGTTGGTCATCGACTCCATGCCGCCGGCGACGACGACCTTGGCCGAGCCGGCCTTGATCAGGTCGTGGGCGAGCATGATCGCCTTCATGCCCGAGCCGCAGACCTTGTTGATCGTGGTGCAGCCGGCCGAGGTCGGCAGGCCGGCGTTGAGCGCCGCCTGGCGCGCCGGGGCCTGGCCGAGGCCGGCCGGGAGCACGCAGCCCATGATGACTTCGTCGACCTGGTCGGCGGCGACGCCGGCCTGCTCGAGCGCGCCGGTGATCGCGGCGCTGCCCAGGGTCGGGGTCGGGACGCCGGTGAACTGGCCGAGGAAAGAACCGATGGCGGTGCGCTTGGCACCGACGATGACGACATCGCTCATGGCGGAACTCCAAAAACTGTGGCGTAGACGGAGACCGGCGCGTGGGCCGGAACCGCCGGATTATGCGGCGCCATGCTGCACCGCGGCAAATACCGGGGTCTCGAATAACGAAAAACAAACAATTGTTCGTCTCGCGGCCGCGACGAAGCCGGCAGGCAGCTGAACGGCATCAGGCCGAATCCGGCGATTCGGGGCGAGTCGGGCCGGTCCTGTCGGAGCGGATCGGGGCGGTTCGGGAGCGGATCCGACTACGGGCCGGGGAGGGCGCTGCGGGTCGGAACGCATCGAAACGAATCGGTGAATGCCTCGGCGATGGTTTTCGTGGCGCATATCGCATGAAGAAATCTGCACTGAAAACCTGCGGTTTCGATTGTCGTCGCGCGCGGCTTGGATTAAAACGAAGGCGACGCGCGGCCGTGTCGCAGGGGTGCGAGCGGCGGGCCGTCCCCGACGGGGAGCTGAGCGATGAAACGATTCGGACCGGCAGCGCGATGCAGTTCGCGGCTGGCGCTATGCGCGCTGAGCCTGGCCATCCTGAGCGCCTGCGGTGGCGGCGGAGGCGGCGGCGACGCGGTCCGCCCGACACCGCCGCCGGCGACCCCACCACCGACCCCGCCGCCGGCGCCGAACCCGGCCCAGCCGGCGGCCGACGCCCACTTGGCCTTGACCAACACCCGCGCCGCGCATGCGCTCGGCCTGACCGGGCAGGGCGTGCGCATCGGCGTGGTCGACAGCGGCGTGCGCCGCACCCATCCGGCCCTGGCCGGGCGGGTCGGGCCGATGCTGATCTACACCGATCCGCGCACCAACAACCACGCCATCGACGATGTCCTCGGCCACGGCACCTACGTCGCCCAGA is a window of Lysobacter antibioticus DNA encoding:
- a CDS encoding thiolase family protein; this translates as MSDVVIVGAKRTAIGSFLGQFTGVPTPTLGSAAITGALEQAGVAADQVDEVIMGCVLPAGLGQAPARQAALNAGLPTSAGCTTINKVCGSGMKAIMLAHDLIKAGSAKVVVAGGMESMTNAPHLLNNSRTGIRYGSTEMLDHMAWDGLTNPYDGKAMGVFGDAACEKYGLDRAAIDAYSEESVKRAQAAQSAGHFKDEIVPVTVKGRKGDVVVDSDEEPAKIDVSKIPGLRPAFGKDGVLTAASSSKISDGAAAALLMSADDAAARGLKPLARIVAHAGHAQAPEWFTTAPVKAISNVLEKAGWTVADVDLFEVNEAFSCVAMAPMKDLGIPHDKINVHGGAVALGHPIGASGARLVVTLINALRLRGGKRGVASLCIGGGEATAIAIELL